DNA sequence from the Rhodospirillaceae bacterium genome:
GCGTCGTAATTTTTCCATATTCCTGCTAAATACTAGCGAAAGGAATATCGGAAACTAGAGAACAATGAGAATTGCAGGACTAACATTCGTCGCCATAATTTTACCGAGCATACTTGGTGGCACCATAAGCACAGCGCAAGCTGGCAAAGCGCGCATGCAAGCGGTTGCTAACAACCCCGCCTGCGCCATTTTTAATAAGAACCCCCAAGCAAAGGAAACCGTAACTTGGACGGGGCCTTGTAAAAATGGGGCCGCCCATGGAACGGGGACCGAGCAGTGGAAGTATTTCCGCTTAGGCGAGCCCCAAACTGAAACCTATGTGGGTGAAATGCGGGCCGGAAAAAGACATGGCCGTGGCAAGGTTCAGTGGCAGAAAGGCAGCACCTACGATGGCGACTGGAAGGACGGCATTCGCGACGGCCAAGGCATCTACACTTGGCCCGCAGGAAATAAGTACAAAGGGAGCTTCGTTCGTGGTAAACGCCAGGGCCAAGGTATCATGGTCTACAACGGCGGCTCAAAATACAAAGGTGCCTGGGTAAATGGCAAGAAGCATGGCCAAGGCATCTTCGTTTATCGTAATGGCGATCAAATCCATGGCGAATTCAGGAACGACAAACCAAGCGCCGTCAAATGCTATGTAAAGTTAGAAAAACGTTGGAAGAATGGGCCGTGTTAATTAGCCCTACATCCGTGCTCCCGCATCCAAGGAAGCCAAGAACCTAGCCGTAGAACCGGCATTCAGAAGCGCCAGGGCACAGCCTAAGCCTCTATCTTTCTTCTCACCAATCGCAGGACACGCAGTTTCCTTGATGCTTGCTTTGGTACCCTTACCGCGTGTCTTATCACCGGCGAGGGCTCCGGGGAGATCAGCCTCGCGTGGGCGTTTGATCTCTTCGCCCGGCACGATGGCCACATCCGGCTGAATGCCTCGGGCCTGAATGGTTTTGCCCGACGGGGCATAATACAGCGACGTGGTCAGGCGAAGCGCACCTTCAACCGGTAACGGCGTCACCGTCTGCACCGAGCCTTTGCCAAATGATCGACTGCCCATGACAATGGCACGGCCATGGTCACGAAGGGCCGCCGCAACAATTTCCGAGGCCGATGCGGAGCCACCATTGATCAGGACCACCATAGGTACGCCCTTGGCTAAATCGCCACTTTCGGCTTCAAAAACGCGCTTGCCACGTTCATTGCGCCCCTTAATGGATACGATCAGCCCTTTCTCCAAAAATGCGTCGGAAAGAACGATCGATTGGTCCAACAATCCACCAGGATTATTGCGAAGATCGAGCACAATGCCGGTAGGAGTTCCTCCTATCTTCCGACGAATACCTTTTATCGCATCGTATACGCCGACTTCGACCCGTTCGGAAAAGTTACTAATCCGGACATAGCCAATATTTCCTTCCGTCCGCCATTTAACCGATTTAACACGAATGATCGCACGGGTGATCGTGACATCGAAGGGAGCCGTGCCCTCGCGGCTGATGGTTAGGGTAATATCGGACCCCGGCTCACCCCGCATCTTCCGCACAGAATACATGATCGGGCGGTCTTTGATGATCTCTCCATTCAAATGGGTGATGAGATCGCCTGGTTTCAATCCGGCACGAAACGCAGGGGTGTCTTCAATTGGCGAAACGACTTTTATCACCCCGTTTTCTATGGAAACCTGAATACCAAGGCCGCCAAATTCACCACGAGTCGAAGATTGCATCTCCTGATATTCCTGGCCATTTAAATAGCCGGAATGGGGGTCAAGGGACGCGGTCATAGAATCTAACGCTGCTTCCACTAAGTCCTTTGGTTGGACGGAATTAGGTTCTGATTTTAGTTCTTCCACGCCTTTTACGGCGGCATCGATCAGCTTCGCATCTGGCACTTTCCGAACATAATGAACCCGGACACGCTTAAAGGCGTCTTCGAAGTTTTGCAATCCTTCGGAGGAGGCGCTTTCAGAACCCTTAACATACTTGCCGAAGGTGGTACGAAACCGCTTCAATTCTTCCTGGGTTTCCTGCGGCAACTGATAGCCATTGCCAAGATCGTTGAAAAGCCACGAAACTGTGGACTGCCCCCCAAGGCACCCACTCAAGGAAGGCAAGACAGCAAGTCCCATGGCCACGCAAATCAACATGGCGACAGTCTGCGGATATCGTTTTTTATCGTTCACAATCGGTCTATAGGGCCCAATTGGGTCAAAAATATGCCTTTGTTCTCTGAAAAGGCATATGCCCAGGCCTTATCCGTCAGAGATAATGGCGTCGATGAGTTCTTGTTCAACACGTTCGGATTCGTCGTTATCCACTTGGCAGGTACCTGCATTCAAATGGCCCCCACCACCGTATTGTAACATCAAGTCGCCAATGTTGGTGTTTGAACTCCGGTTTAGGATCGATTTACCAACGGCAAAGACGGTGTTCAGGCGGTTCAATCCCCAAATCGCGTGCATCGAAATGTTGATATCCGGGAATAGGGCGTAGATCAAAAACCGATTGCCGGCGTAAATGATCTCTTCCTCACGCAGGTCCAGCACGGCGAGGTTCTCATAAATGGTCGAGCACTTCTTAATTTGCCCTTTAGCCTTATCTTGATGCTCATTATAGAGGTCAGTCCGTTCTTTGACGTCAGGGAGTTCAAGAATTTCTTCGGTCGTATGATCCCGGCAATAGTCAATCAATTCCATCATCAATTGATAATTGGAGACCCTAAAGTCGCGATAGCGCCCCAATCCCGTACGGGCGTCCATGATGAAGTTTAGCAACACCCAACCTGTCGGATTGAGAATTTCGTCTTCGTTGAACTGCGCAGAATCACTTTTATCAACTGCTACCATCATCTCATCAGAGATGTTGGCAAATGCCTTTTTGCCGCCATAGTAATCATAGACCACGCGTGCGGCTGAGGGGGCGTCGGAATCAATAATGTGATTTTCGGGCTTTTGGTCCAGGCGAACGGTTTCGCTCAGGTGATGATCAAAGGCCAGATGAACACCTTTTACATAAGGAAGGTTTGTCGAGATATCGCGGTCTGACACTAAGATCGTACCATCTTGCATATCTTTCGGATGAACGAATTTAATTTCGTCGACCATGTCCAATTCTTTTAACAGAACGGCACACACCAGCCCGTCAAAATCGCTACGTGTTATCAGACGAAATTTATTATCGCTCATCATTATCCCTCTCAATTTAAGCTCGCCACTAGAACGGGCAAATCTCTTTCTAGAATGATCATATATTAAATGAAACCGGGATCGCACCCTTTTTTCTACTTAACGCCTCTGAATTTCAAAAACCAACCAAACAATCGCTCCAAATAATACAAAAGCATTGGCCTGATGCAAAGATGCTAAACTGACAGGGACCATTAATAGAAGTGTTGATACCCCCAGCACAACTTGCAGAGAAGCCGTGCCCAATACCAAATGGGATGCGACCGCCAATCGGCCTGAAATCCCGCGCCGGCGACCAATCTCCCAGACAGCACCTGAGAGCCCCAATGCTAAAATCGCCAAGACTCGGTGATCAAACTGCACCGTCGTAATATTCTCAAAAAAATTCAGATAGATTGGCATCAGTTCAAATAGTCCATCTGGGATCAGCTGCCCCCCCATCAATGGAAATGTGTTATAGGCAAAACCTGCATCTAAACCCGCCACGAAAGCACCCGATACAATGGTCAGGGCGACTAGGCCCAGGAGGCAAATGCTCCCCCGTAACATGGGTCGTTTTCGATCAACATCCTTGCTCGGATCAACAGCTACAAGCAATTCCAAAATAAGCCACCACAGGTATCCATAAATGACGAGCGCTGCCCCCAAATGGGCTGCAAGACGATACTGACTGACATCTGGCCGATCGATGAGACCGCTCTTGACCATGTACCAGCCCAAAACGCCTTGAAGCCCGCCCAAAATAAAAGCAAGTGCCAGTTTCCACTTGAGCGACCCTTTGACCCAACCTTGCACCAAAAAAATCACCAGGGGAACACCGAACACGACGCCGAGCACACGCCCCCACAGGCGATGAATAAATTCCAGCCAGAAGATATCTTTAAACTCTTCGACCGTCATGCCGATGTTTAATTCTTTGTACTGAGGAAATTTTTGATATTTAGCGAAGAGTTCCTGCCATTCGGCCTGGTTCATTGGTGGCAACCAACGCGTAACAGGATGCCAATCGACCATAGACAAACCCGAATGGGTCAACCGTGTTAGCCCTCCCAGCACCACCATGCCGAAGACCATCGCGCACACCACAAACAGCCAGGACGCCATAATGCGCCGTTGCCGCAATTCGACCGGAGACAATTTTAAATCCGCCACGCACACCCCTCCCAACAGACACTTCTTTTACAGGGTCTTCGGGTCTTTTACAGGGTCTTCGGGTCTTTTACAGGGTCTTCGGGGTTGCTAAAACGAAAAATCGGTAAATTTGTCCCTAAACTTCCCGCCCGAGCGCACGCGACAGGATCATATAGACTTTGCCCATGTCTGAGGACAGGAATGTCGTGCTAAGGACGCCGTCATGGTCACGCTTGCGGGCCTCCGCCAACATCTCGGCAAACTGAGTCATGTAGCGGTTGGTGTATTCGCGGAACTCGCCATCTTCCTGGAATTTCTGCTGGATCGCTGCAAGGCGACCTTTTTCCCTGAAGCCCAGCATCTTGCGGACAAACACACCCTTTTCCCCACGGTTAAAGCGCGCCCAGTCGTCTTCACTGATGTTGGTTTCCAGCACCCGGTTCATATCGACGGCAACAGACTGCAAACGCTCCAAAATGAAGGTCGCGCGATGAAGAAAATCATCCATTGCAACCTTGTCTGTTTGGCTCTTCAAGGATGTAACCAGCGTTTGGGCAGTCTGAGAGGCTTCTTTAAGCTCCGCCGTTTGACCGGACAACGCCTTGGTCACGGCCTGGCCATGATGTGCCACTTTGCTTGATGACTTGAGCAGGGCTTCGACGTGATTCTCAACCGACTTATCCCAGGCCTCCACCTTGGAAATAGCCTGCGCCGAAATTGTCCCAACGTCCTGGGCGCGTTTTCCCAAAGTCTCGCCAAGAGCCTCCATCCCCACCTTGGTATTGTAGTAGGCATCCATCAATTCGCGCATTCGTTGACGGAGTGCTCCATGAGCGGAATCAATATCGCCGACAATTCGCTCAGCTGAGTTCGCCGATTCCTGAGAATAATCCTGTAATTTTTTCCCAACGACATCGAGCTTAGAAATATTCTGTTCCGTCGCCTTCATTGCTTCATCAGAACGCATCGTCAGAGAACTCGCTACCCGCGCCAATCGTGCGAGCGCATTTTCTGTGGTTCCGGTAAGTTCTTTGGAACGTTCATCCAAGGTATGTGCGGCGGCATCGACTTCCCAAGACGCTTGCTTGGACGTCTGAGTCAATTCACGGGCGCGGTCAGCCAGTCCTTTTCCAACTCCTTTTAACCGGTCAAAGGCGCGTTCGGTCAGGCTTTCTATTTCCTGCGAGCGCGCTTTTAGCTCTTTACTAATGTGGCTCACTTTTCCAACCGCGGCTTCGGCAGTTTCAGTCAGCTCACCTGAATTACGATGCAGCGCATCGGTCACTAAGGTAATCAAGCTGGCGGCCTTATCGACAGTAAGATAAATATCCTGCCAGCGCTCTTGCAGCCTATCGCCAACCTGACCCAATCGGTCAGCAGCATCGTTCGATGTGGTGGTGAGACCAGAGGCATTCTTATTCAAGGAATCCCCGAACGCCTTCAAATGCTCTGAGGCCTGATCATATGCAGATGTTAATTCCTCAGATCGAGTACCGAGCAGGCTCCCTGCTTCATCCACACGAATGACGGCTCGGTCCATGGTTGTGTCCAATTCCGCCGCTTGGTTGTGCAACCGTTCGCCCATTTCATTTAACTGCCGGGTGGCGCGTTCGCTGGCCTGTGTTGCGGTCGTCGAATGACTGTTCAACTTTTCAGCAACACCATCGATACTTTCACCGGCAGCTTCCGAGGCATGGTTTAGGGCATTCGCGCCGTCTTGAAGACGCTGGCTTGAGTTGGCCATGCGGTGGCGTAATTGGTCAGATGCCTCATGTAAACTCTTTGTCTGGTCGTGAACTTCGGAGCCAGCGATGGCTAAGCTGGACGCGGTCTCATCGGCTTGCGTACGCAAGTCCCTTGACTGTGAGACTAAGGACTCGCCCATATGCCCGATTTGTTTGGTTGCGTGCTCAGAGGCACTTTCCAAGTCTTCCGTCTGCCGTTTCAAGGCGTCGGTTACCAAGCCAACCAGTTTTGCCGCCCGGTCCGTGGCTGTTGCGACGTCCGTCGAACGATCATCCAGGGAAGTGCCCAATTGCCCCACATCGCCAATGGCCCTTTCGACTGACGTGGTCAAAACTTCGGTATGTTGCCGCATGGACTGGCCAGATTCCTCGAGACGAGTTGTCGCATCTTCGGAAGCAGAGACCAATCCAGACAAGGACACACGAATGCGCTCACCCAGGCTCCGCAATCTAAGATCGGACCGATTTGACAATTCCACCAGTTCATCAGCGCCTTGCAGCATTTG
Encoded proteins:
- a CDS encoding heme A synthase; the protein is MASWLFVVCAMVFGMVVLGGLTRLTHSGLSMVDWHPVTRWLPPMNQAEWQELFAKYQKFPQYKELNIGMTVEEFKDIFWLEFIHRLWGRVLGVVFGVPLVIFLVQGWVKGSLKWKLALAFILGGLQGVLGWYMVKSGLIDRPDVSQYRLAAHLGAALVIYGYLWWLILELLVAVDPSKDVDRKRPMLRGSICLLGLVALTIVSGAFVAGLDAGFAYNTFPLMGGQLIPDGLFELMPIYLNFFENITTVQFDHRVLAILALGLSGAVWEIGRRRGISGRLAVASHLVLGTASLQVVLGVSTLLLMVPVSLASLHQANAFVLFGAIVWLVFEIQRR
- a CDS encoding exopolyphosphatase, which produces MSDNKFRLITRSDFDGLVCAVLLKELDMVDEIKFVHPKDMQDGTILVSDRDISTNLPYVKGVHLAFDHHLSETVRLDQKPENHIIDSDAPSAARVVYDYYGGKKAFANISDEMMVAVDKSDSAQFNEDEILNPTGWVLLNFIMDARTGLGRYRDFRVSNYQLMMELIDYCRDHTTEEILELPDVKERTDLYNEHQDKAKGQIKKCSTIYENLAVLDLREEEIIYAGNRFLIYALFPDINISMHAIWGLNRLNTVFAVGKSILNRSSNTNIGDLMLQYGGGGHLNAGTCQVDNDESERVEQELIDAIISDG
- a CDS encoding S41 family peptidase, whose amino-acid sequence is MGLAVLPSLSGCLGGQSTVSWLFNDLGNGYQLPQETQEELKRFRTTFGKYVKGSESASSEGLQNFEDAFKRVRVHYVRKVPDAKLIDAAVKGVEELKSEPNSVQPKDLVEAALDSMTASLDPHSGYLNGQEYQEMQSSTRGEFGGLGIQVSIENGVIKVVSPIEDTPAFRAGLKPGDLITHLNGEIIKDRPIMYSVRKMRGEPGSDITLTISREGTAPFDVTITRAIIRVKSVKWRTEGNIGYVRISNFSERVEVGVYDAIKGIRRKIGGTPTGIVLDLRNNPGGLLDQSIVLSDAFLEKGLIVSIKGRNERGKRVFEAESGDLAKGVPMVVLINGGSASASEIVAAALRDHGRAIVMGSRSFGKGSVQTVTPLPVEGALRLTTSLYYAPSGKTIQARGIQPDVAIVPGEEIKRPREADLPGALAGDKTRGKGTKASIKETACPAIGEKKDRGLGCALALLNAGSTARFLASLDAGARM